One Triticum urartu cultivar G1812 unplaced genomic scaffold, Tu2.1 TuUngrouped_contig_10235, whole genome shotgun sequence genomic region harbors:
- the LOC125526482 gene encoding ATP-dependent DNA helicase PIF1-like isoform X2 → MPYALRRLFATILAFCEVTNVRALWNNHFEAMSDDFRRENISDEAIEKLVLGDIRYLLYSMGKDIKTFDLPDLLDADDLDSLEARELSEEMSIEVAKEDLELQATLNNEQQLAFDEIMDHVLNQKGKVFFIDGPGGTGKTCLYKALLAKVRSMGLIAIAIATSGIAASIMPGGRTAHSRFKIPINVQEDTVCNFSKQSGTAELLRRASLIIWDEVAMTKRQAVEALDRSLQDITGCRSQFGGKVIVFGGDFRQVLPVVRRGTRAQIVNAILRKSYLWEDIRQIKLWRNMRAQTDPWFSDFLLRVGNGVEESIGEDYVHLPEEMVVGYTHSETSVSKLLNEVFPSLDKNGRLPSYISSRAILSTKMNTWMN, encoded by the coding sequence ATGCCCTATGCACTTAGAAGGCTTTTTGCTACAATTTTGGCATTTTGCGAAGTTACAAATGTTCGTGCATTATGGAACAATCACTTTGAAGCAATGTCTGACGATTTTCGTAGGGAGAACATAAGTGATGAAGCAATCGAGAAACTCGTGCTTGGAGATATTCGATATTTGTTATATTCCATGGGAAAGGACATCAAGACCTTTGATCTTCCAGATCTATTGGATGCTGATGATCTGGACAGCTTAGAGGCGAGAGAATTGAGTGAAGAAATGTCTATTGAAGTTGCTAAAGAAGACCTGGAGCTGCAGGCAACTTTAAACAATGAACAACAGCTTGCTTTTGATGAAATAATGGACCACGTCTTGAACCAGAAGGGTAAGGTCTTCTTCATCGATGGTCCAGGAGGTACAGGAAAGACGTGCCTTTATAAAGCTTTATTGGCAAAAGTAAGATCAATGGGTTTGATAGCCATTGCAATAGCAACATCTGGCATTGCAGCTTCTATCATGCCTGGTGGTCGGACGGCCCATTCCAGATTTAAAATACCAATAAATGTTCAAGAAGATACTGTGTGCAACTTCAGTAAGCAGAGTGGGACAGCTGAATTACTTCGAAGAGCATCTTTGATAATTTGGGATGAAGTTGCCATGACAAAACGGCAAGCAGTTGAGGCACTTGATAGATCCCTGCAAGATATTACTGGTTGTAGATCACAATTTGGAGGTAAAGTAATTGTGTTCGGAGGAGATTTCCGACAAGTCCTTCCAGTAGTTAGGCGTGGCACTAGAGCCCAAATTGTTAATGCCATTCTCAGAAAATCTTATCTGTGGGAGGATATAAGACAAATAAAACTCTGGCGCAATATGAGAGCACAAACAGATCCATGGTTCTCTGATTTTCTCTTGAGAGTTGGCAATGGCGTTGAAGAATCAATTGGTGAAGACTATGTGCATTTACCTGAAGAGATGGTTGTAGGTTACACACATTCAGAGACCTCGGTTAGTAAGTTGCTAAACGAAGTATTTCCTTCACTTGACAAGAATGGAAGATTACCGTCTTATATAAGTTCTCGTGCCATTCTTTCCACCAAAATGAATACGTGGATGAATTAA